One stretch of Flavobacterium sp. 9 DNA includes these proteins:
- a CDS encoding dihydroorotase family protein encodes MKIIIRSAKIIDSKSPFHNQTVDLLIADGLIEKIGTSLPENKEATEVKFDNLHLSQGWFDSSVSLGEPGYEDRETIANGLNVAAKSGFTAIALQPNSFPIIDNQSQVNFVKNKANGFATELFPIGALTKASEGKDMAELFDMKKAGAIAFGDYNKSIDNANLLKIALQYVQDFDGLVITYAQDANLKGNGVANEGIVSTKLGLKGIPTLAEELQVARNLFLLEYTGGKLHIPTISTAKSVELIKEAKAKGLNVTTSVSVHHLVLTDEKLEGFDTRFKVTPPLRTESDRQALLKAVTDGTIDMITSDHNPIDIEFKKMEFDTAKNGTIGLESAFGALLTVLPLETIIEKLTLGKAVFGIENNSIAEGSKANFTFFTPEGKSTFTKENILSKSKNSAFLGTEIKGSVYGILNQNQLVISK; translated from the coding sequence ATGAAAATAATCATCAGAAGCGCCAAAATTATCGATTCAAAAAGTCCGTTTCATAACCAGACTGTTGATCTTTTAATTGCAGATGGTTTAATAGAAAAAATAGGAACTTCACTTCCTGAAAACAAAGAAGCAACTGAGGTGAAATTTGACAATTTACATCTTTCGCAAGGTTGGTTCGACAGCAGTGTTTCTCTTGGAGAACCAGGTTATGAGGACAGAGAAACAATCGCAAACGGATTAAATGTTGCGGCAAAAAGTGGTTTTACTGCAATTGCTCTACAACCCAACTCCTTCCCTATTATCGACAATCAATCGCAGGTAAATTTTGTAAAAAATAAAGCGAATGGTTTTGCTACAGAACTTTTCCCAATTGGAGCTTTAACAAAAGCCAGCGAAGGAAAAGACATGGCGGAATTATTTGATATGAAAAAAGCCGGAGCGATTGCTTTTGGAGATTATAATAAAAGTATTGACAACGCTAATCTTTTAAAAATCGCTTTACAATATGTTCAGGATTTTGATGGTTTAGTAATTACATATGCGCAAGATGCGAATCTAAAAGGAAATGGTGTTGCTAACGAAGGAATCGTTTCTACCAAACTAGGTCTTAAAGGAATCCCAACTTTAGCAGAAGAATTACAAGTAGCGAGAAACTTATTTCTATTAGAATATACTGGAGGAAAACTTCACATTCCGACAATATCAACAGCAAAATCAGTTGAATTAATTAAAGAAGCTAAAGCAAAAGGATTAAATGTAACAACAAGTGTATCTGTTCATCATTTGGTTTTAACCGATGAAAAATTAGAAGGTTTTGACACTCGTTTCAAGGTTACGCCTCCGCTAAGAACCGAAAGCGACAGACAAGCTTTATTAAAAGCAGTTACAGACGGAACAATTGACATGATTACTTCTGATCATAACCCGATTGATATTGAATTCAAAAAAATGGAATTTGATACCGCTAAAAACGGAACTATTGGGCTTGAAAGTGCTTTTGGAGCTTTACTTACTGTTTTACCTCTTGAAACTATAATCGAAAAGCTAACTTTAGGAAAAGCAGTTTTTGGAATCGAAAACAACTCAATTGCCGAAGGTTCTAAAGCTAACTTTACTTTCTTTACTCCGGAAGGAAAATCAACTTTTACAAAAGAAAATATCCTTTCAAAATCTAAAAATTCTGCCTTTTTAGGAACCGAAATAAAAGGTTCTGTATACGGAATTTTAAACCAAAATCAACTTGTTATATCTAAATAA
- a CDS encoding BatA domain-containing protein: protein MHFKHPEILYFLFLLIVPILVHLFQLRRFKISYFTNVRFLKELAVQTRKSSKIKKRLLLATRLLLLTCIILAFAQPFFEAKDSKNTSNEMYIILDNSFSMQAKGKKGELLKRAVQELLENTPETTQFSLLTNTENYWNTDIKSSKSALQNLNYSATPFELPSIMAKIKAHKSAHKKDIVIITDAIGLSEKDVKNIDSEEKPYFIIPEAEQKNNIAIDSVYINQTLENFYEIAVNLSAYGEDFKPVSMALYNQNKLIAKTIIKFDTKKKKINFTIPKEAFHGYVTIEDNSLTYDNKLFFSISKTKKTNVISIGEPEKSNFLSRIYTSAEFNYNNYSISNLDYNSLDKQNTIILNELVEIPQALQTTLKAFVNKGGNLVVIPSEKSSISNLNSFLGNFGKFQFGSLENKSKLITKINFDHPLFSGVFENKITNFQYPKTSNSFVISSPYPAVLSYEDQSVFVTAIQNPVSGITVFSAPINTTNSNFQQSPLIVPLFYKMGQNNQKTGVNALTIGNNQPYFVDVLLTKDAILEVKGNEDSFIPIQQILNNKVKLTFNDFPETAGNYSIFDKKEWVENLSFNYKRSESDLSQINTNVVSDFKTADTISTIFNTLQTERTDSQIWKWFIIFALLFLALEMAIIKFVK from the coding sequence ATGCATTTTAAACACCCCGAAATTCTATACTTTCTGTTTTTATTGATTGTTCCAATTTTGGTACATTTATTTCAATTACGTCGTTTTAAAATCTCTTATTTCACGAATGTACGCTTCTTAAAAGAACTTGCTGTACAAACTCGAAAAAGTTCAAAAATCAAAAAAAGACTTTTATTAGCAACTCGTTTATTATTGTTAACGTGTATTATTTTGGCTTTTGCCCAACCTTTTTTTGAAGCCAAAGACAGTAAAAATACTTCAAACGAAATGTATATTATTCTGGACAATTCATTTAGTATGCAAGCCAAAGGAAAAAAAGGGGAATTACTAAAACGTGCTGTTCAGGAATTATTAGAAAACACGCCTGAAACTACTCAATTCTCCTTATTAACAAACACTGAAAATTACTGGAATACCGATATAAAATCTTCTAAAAGTGCTTTGCAAAATCTAAATTACAGCGCAACTCCATTTGAACTTCCGTCAATTATGGCGAAGATAAAAGCGCATAAATCAGCACATAAAAAAGATATCGTTATTATTACAGATGCTATTGGTTTGTCCGAAAAAGATGTAAAAAACATTGATAGCGAAGAGAAACCTTATTTTATTATTCCGGAAGCTGAGCAAAAAAATAATATTGCAATTGACAGTGTTTATATCAATCAGACTTTAGAAAATTTCTATGAAATCGCAGTTAATTTATCTGCTTATGGAGAAGATTTCAAACCTGTTTCGATGGCTTTGTACAATCAGAATAAATTAATTGCAAAAACGATTATAAAATTCGACACGAAGAAAAAGAAAATCAATTTTACAATTCCAAAAGAAGCTTTTCACGGATATGTAACTATTGAAGACAATAGTTTGACTTATGATAATAAATTGTTTTTCAGTATTTCGAAAACTAAAAAAACGAATGTTATTAGTATCGGAGAACCTGAAAAAAGCAATTTCTTATCCCGAATTTATACTTCTGCAGAGTTTAATTACAATAATTATTCAATAAGTAATTTAGATTATAATAGTCTGGACAAACAAAATACGATTATCCTAAATGAATTGGTCGAAATTCCTCAAGCATTACAAACTACTTTAAAAGCATTTGTAAACAAAGGCGGAAATCTGGTTGTAATTCCATCTGAGAAAAGTTCAATTTCAAATTTGAATTCTTTTTTAGGCAATTTTGGAAAATTTCAATTTGGATCTCTCGAAAATAAAAGCAAATTAATTACCAAAATAAACTTCGATCATCCATTGTTTTCAGGTGTTTTTGAGAATAAAATCACCAATTTTCAATATCCAAAAACATCAAACTCATTTGTCATTTCAAGCCCATATCCGGCTGTTTTATCTTATGAAGATCAAAGTGTATTTGTAACTGCGATTCAAAATCCGGTTTCTGGAATTACCGTTTTTTCGGCACCAATAAATACTACGAATTCAAATTTTCAGCAATCACCTTTAATAGTTCCTTTGTTTTATAAAATGGGACAAAACAACCAAAAAACTGGTGTAAATGCATTGACAATTGGTAACAATCAGCCTTATTTTGTAGATGTTTTATTGACAAAAGATGCTATTCTGGAAGTAAAAGGAAACGAAGATTCTTTTATTCCGATTCAGCAAATATTGAATAATAAAGTGAAATTAACGTTCAATGATTTCCCTGAAACAGCTGGAAATTATAGTATTTTTGATAAAAAAGAATGGGTTGAAAACCTGAGTTTCAACTACAAAAGAAGCGAAAGTGATTTAAGTCAGATCAATACAAATGTAGTTTCAGATTTTAAAACCGCTGATACTATTTCGACCATTTTTAATACACTACAAACTGAGCGAACAGACAGCCAAATTTGGAAATGGTTTATTATCTTTGCACTGTTATTTTTAGCATTAGAAATGGCGATCATCAAATTTGTAAAGTAA
- a CDS encoding lactonase family protein, producing the protein MRRLYILLFAVFAFVNLQAQNKFNLLIGTYTNTCQSNGIYVYEFDASTGDFKLKNSSENVISPSYLSVSADNKFIYAVNENGKESAVSAFKYDSKSGKVSFLNKNDALGADPCHIINDDKNVIVSNYSGGSLVVFKKKADGSITEVQQLIQHEGKGPNAARQEKAHVHMAVFSPDKKFVLSNDLGLDKVFVYKYNPNSANEMLTLKESVDVKPGSGPRHLTFSKDGKFVYLIQELDATLTTFSYDKSGSLKKIAETSILPKGFTGGTGAAAIKISPDGNFLYVSDRVDANSIAVYKIRKNGGIDLVEQVSTLGKGPRDFAIDPTGNYLLVGHQYTNDIIIFKRDKATGKITDTGKKIELCSPVGLVFTKI; encoded by the coding sequence ATGAGAAGATTATATATACTGCTTTTTGCGGTTTTTGCTTTCGTAAACTTACAAGCTCAGAACAAATTCAATTTATTGATAGGAACTTATACTAATACTTGCCAAAGTAACGGGATTTACGTTTATGAATTTGATGCGTCAACAGGAGATTTTAAATTAAAGAATTCATCTGAAAATGTCATAAGTCCAAGTTATTTATCAGTTTCTGCAGATAATAAATTTATATATGCGGTAAATGAAAACGGAAAGGAAAGTGCTGTAAGTGCTTTTAAATATGATTCAAAATCAGGAAAAGTTAGTTTTTTAAATAAAAATGATGCTTTAGGCGCAGATCCTTGTCATATAATTAATGACGATAAAAATGTAATTGTTTCTAATTATTCTGGTGGAAGCCTTGTTGTTTTTAAGAAAAAAGCAGACGGTAGTATTACCGAAGTACAACAATTAATTCAGCATGAAGGAAAAGGACCAAATGCTGCGCGTCAGGAAAAAGCACACGTGCATATGGCAGTTTTCTCACCGGATAAAAAGTTTGTTTTGTCTAATGATTTAGGTTTGGATAAAGTATTTGTTTATAAGTACAATCCAAATTCAGCAAATGAAATGTTGACTTTAAAAGAAAGTGTTGACGTAAAACCGGGAAGTGGTCCAAGACACTTAACTTTTAGTAAAGACGGTAAATTTGTTTATTTGATTCAGGAATTAGACGCTACTTTGACGACTTTCAGTTACGATAAATCAGGAAGTTTAAAAAAGATTGCTGAAACAAGTATTTTACCAAAAGGATTTACTGGCGGAACTGGCGCTGCGGCAATTAAAATTTCGCCTGACGGAAACTTTTTATACGTTTCAGATCGTGTAGATGCAAATTCAATTGCGGTTTATAAAATCCGTAAAAACGGTGGTATTGACTTGGTTGAACAAGTTAGCACTTTAGGAAAAGGACCAAGAGATTTTGCTATTGATCCAACAGGAAATTATCTTTTAGTTGGACATCAATACACAAACGATATTATAATATTCAAAAGAGACAAAGCAACAGGAAAAATAACCGATACCGGTAAAAAAATAGAATTGTGTTCTCCGGTTGGGTTGGTTTTTACGAAAATATAG
- a CDS encoding DEAD/DEAH box helicase — MSTFEKFNLPKSVQKAIDELGFVTPTPIQEKSFSVIMSGRDMMGIAQTGTGKTFAYLLPLLKLYKFTPTNTPKIVILVPTRELVVQVVEEVEKLTKYMSVKTLGIFGGVNINTQKKAVYEGVDILVGTPGRTMDLALDAVIRFDETQKLVIDEFDEMLNLGFRTQLTALLAMMKTKRQNILFSATMTDEVDAVLNDFFDFPEEVTLAASGTPLENITQITYNVPNFNTKVNLLKHLLETNESMERVLVFVNNKKISDMLHTRIEEDFEGQFGVIHSNKSQNYRLSTMAEFQEGNLRGLITTDIMARGLDISNISHVINFELPEFPELYMHRIGRTGRADATGTAISFITPREEEFKVEVEVLMNQELEIAEFPEEVEISAKLIEPEKDKQPIKFLMKKQTLKGEGAFHEKDKKNKKVNLGGPSKTKKKTHGSVNRNMLKTRDKKRKDKDK; from the coding sequence ATGAGCACTTTCGAGAAATTCAATCTTCCAAAATCAGTACAAAAAGCAATCGACGAATTAGGATTTGTTACGCCTACTCCTATTCAGGAAAAATCTTTTTCAGTTATTATGTCTGGTCGAGATATGATGGGAATTGCACAAACCGGTACCGGAAAAACATTTGCCTACTTACTGCCACTTTTAAAATTATACAAATTTACCCCAACCAATACGCCTAAAATTGTAATTCTGGTTCCAACTCGTGAATTAGTTGTTCAAGTTGTTGAAGAAGTTGAAAAACTTACCAAATACATGTCTGTTAAAACGCTTGGTATTTTTGGTGGAGTAAATATTAATACACAAAAAAAAGCTGTTTACGAAGGTGTTGACATTTTAGTTGGAACGCCAGGTCGTACAATGGATTTAGCTCTTGATGCTGTAATTCGTTTTGATGAAACTCAAAAATTAGTTATCGATGAGTTTGACGAAATGCTGAATCTTGGTTTCCGTACACAATTAACGGCGCTTTTGGCGATGATGAAAACCAAACGTCAGAACATTTTATTCTCTGCAACAATGACTGATGAAGTTGATGCTGTTTTGAATGACTTTTTTGATTTTCCTGAGGAAGTAACACTTGCTGCATCAGGAACTCCGTTAGAAAACATTACTCAAATTACTTATAATGTTCCAAACTTTAATACAAAAGTAAATCTGCTAAAACATTTATTAGAAACAAACGAAAGCATGGAACGTGTTTTGGTTTTTGTGAATAATAAAAAGATCTCAGATATGCTTCATACCAGAATCGAAGAAGATTTCGAAGGTCAGTTTGGAGTAATTCACTCGAATAAATCTCAGAATTATCGTTTAAGTACAATGGCGGAATTCCAGGAAGGAAATCTTCGTGGATTGATTACTACTGATATTATGGCGAGAGGTTTGGATATTTCGAATATCTCTCATGTTATTAACTTCGAACTTCCTGAATTTCCTGAGTTATACATGCACAGAATTGGTCGTACAGGTCGTGCAGATGCTACAGGAACTGCAATTAGCTTTATCACGCCTCGTGAAGAAGAGTTTAAAGTAGAAGTAGAAGTCCTAATGAATCAGGAACTTGAAATAGCAGAATTTCCGGAAGAAGTAGAAATTTCAGCTAAATTAATTGAACCTGAAAAAGACAAACAACCGATTAAGTTTTTAATGAAAAAACAAACCCTAAAAGGTGAAGGTGCTTTTCATGAAAAAGATAAAAAGAATAAGAAAGTCAACTTAGGCGGACCTTCAAAAACAAAAAAGAAAACCCACGGATCTGTCAATCGAAACATGTTGAAAACGAGAGATAAGAAAAGAAAAGATAAGGATAAATAG
- a CDS encoding response regulator transcription factor, producing the protein MNTSEKKIMIIENDEMTIEILKFILKKEGYKISIAKDGINAIERMATIMPDLVITTITIPLKSGLEIISHIKKNFKDIRVVALSSLGEEENTVEEAFELGVDDFIAKPFNPNELLLRIKRFL; encoded by the coding sequence ATGAACACCAGTGAGAAAAAAATCATGATTATTGAGAATGACGAGATGACGATTGAAATTCTAAAATTCATTCTTAAAAAAGAAGGCTACAAAATAAGTATTGCAAAAGATGGTATTAACGCCATAGAACGTATGGCGACAATTATGCCTGACCTTGTAATAACAACGATCACAATTCCGTTAAAATCCGGATTGGAAATCATAAGTCATATCAAAAAGAATTTCAAAGACATTCGTGTTGTAGCACTTTCGTCACTTGGCGAAGAAGAAAATACTGTAGAAGAAGCTTTTGAATTGGGTGTTGACGATTTTATTGCAAAACCGTTTAATCCAAACGAACTTTTATTGCGAATAAAACGTTTTTTATAG